GAATTCTCTTTCCAGCTAGCAAAGTTAGCAGGACTATGCGTCGCTGATGTAGTTCAGTCAGTGATTGATGTTAGGGATAACCTGAAAAAGATGAGAGCGAAAGCAAGTGAAGACCCCAGGGAAGTTCTAACGGGCAGTCAGAGGATGCTGGCTGAGAAGCTAGGAATAAGCATTGAACTCGTAAAAAGAGCAGGAGCGAGAGCTGTTCTCTCCATAGATGAAAGGCTTGTGCTTGAAGGAGCTAAGGAGACCCTCAAAGAGGTTAAAGGGAAAGGGATAAACACCGCAGTCCTGGGGAACGTCATGTTCTGGGCAGGCTCATACACGAGACTCCTCCTAGAGAAATTTGGGCTCATGGAATTTATAGACATGAGCTTCTTTGCCGACGAAGTTTTAACGTACAAGCCCAGGAAGGAGATGTTCCAGAAGGCCCTGGAGGCCTTTGGCGTAAGGCCTGAAGAAGCCCTGCACATAGGGGACACCTACGCCGAAGATTACCAAGGAGCGAGGAACGCCGGGATGTGGGCAGTGTGGATAAACCACGAAGGAAGAGAAATAAAAAAGTTAGAAGAGAGAGGATTTGAGGTTCCAAGTATTAAAGGCCTGCTTAAAGTTCTAAATTCATTGGGCTCTTAGTTTTCTCACGAGATCCTCTATAACTCCTAGGAACGTTTCAACTTCCTCAAGGCTGTTGTAGACGTGGAATGACGCCCTAACCGTTCCGTTAATTTTGAGCCTCTTCATAACCGGAAGGGCACAGTGATGCCCACTCCTTACCATTATCTTGTGCTCATCCAGCACTGAAGCGACATCGTGTGGATGTAACGGCGGAACGTTAAAGCTCACAACCCCAGCATGCTTCTTTAAATTTCTAGGACCGTACCATGGAACTTCAAGCTCATCTAGGCCTTCCGTAGTTCTTTTGACTAACTTACGCTCCTGTTTCTCTATCTTGTCAAGACCTATCTTCTCTATGTACCTTATTCCCGCCGCCAGCCCTATTGCCCCACCTATATTGGGGGTTCCAGCCTCAAAGCGTTCAGGAGGCCTGGTTAACTTATACTCATCAAGGGAGACATCCTCTATAGTTCCACCACCTATGAGCGGAGGGTCGAACACCTCAAAGAACTC
This is a stretch of genomic DNA from Pyrococcus kukulkanii. It encodes these proteins:
- a CDS encoding HAD family hydrolase; this translates as MKLITFDVWNTLLDLNLMLDEFSFQLAKLAGLCVADVVQSVIDVRDNLKKMRAKASEDPREVLTGSQRMLAEKLGISIELVKRAGARAVLSIDERLVLEGAKETLKEVKGKGINTAVLGNVMFWAGSYTRLLLEKFGLMEFIDMSFFADEVLTYKPRKEMFQKALEAFGVRPEEALHIGDTYAEDYQGARNAGMWAVWINHEGREIKKLEERGFEVPSIKGLLKVLNSLGS